In a single window of the Micromonospora sp. WMMD1155 genome:
- a CDS encoding DUF808 family protein, with translation MAGGLVALLDDVAVLARAAAASIDDVGAAAAKAGAKAAGVVVDDAAVTPQYSVVRRSRRPPRPRR, from the coding sequence TTGGCCGGTGGACTCGTAGCCCTGCTGGATGACGTGGCGGTGCTGGCCCGGGCCGCTGCCGCGTCGATCGATGACGTCGGGGCGGCCGCCGCGAAGGCCGGCGCCAAGGCTGCGGGCGTCGTCGTCGACGATGCTGCCGTGACGCCGCAGTATTCAGTTGTACGGCGTAGCCGCCGACCGCCCCGGCCGCGCCGGTGA
- a CDS encoding Gfo/Idh/MocA family oxidoreductase, protein MTQHFELISAALEAGKMVYSEWPLANGLAEAERLAELALGAGVRTVVGLQGRYAPEVQYARDLIRDGYVGEVLGTTLVGSGMVWGGVANRSQAYWFDNTNGASPLTSATLHALDPVHFVLGEFDKVAANLVVARKETTIAEDGTRIPVTVADQVALIGTLTSGAAVSVFYRGGASRGENLRWEINGSDGDLVLTSDWGNMQVAQLTLAGGRGADATATTIEVPASYSDGIPADLAGTPAASVARLYAQLARDLADDAHTVPDFAHALNPHRLIDAAERSSATGIAQSL, encoded by the coding sequence CTGACCCAGCACTTCGAGCTGATCTCGGCGGCGCTCGAGGCGGGCAAGATGGTCTACAGCGAGTGGCCGCTCGCCAACGGCCTGGCCGAGGCCGAGCGCCTCGCCGAGCTGGCCCTCGGGGCCGGCGTCCGTACCGTGGTCGGGCTTCAGGGACGCTACGCCCCCGAGGTCCAGTACGCCCGTGACCTGATCCGGGACGGATACGTCGGCGAGGTGCTCGGCACCACCCTGGTCGGCTCCGGCATGGTGTGGGGCGGAGTGGCCAACCGCAGCCAGGCCTACTGGTTCGACAACACCAACGGCGCCAGCCCGCTCACCTCGGCCACGCTGCACGCCCTCGACCCGGTGCACTTCGTCCTCGGCGAGTTCGACAAGGTCGCGGCCAACCTCGTGGTGGCGCGCAAGGAGACGACGATCGCCGAGGACGGCACCCGGATCCCCGTCACGGTGGCCGATCAGGTCGCCCTGATCGGCACGCTCACCTCCGGCGCGGCCGTCTCGGTCTTCTACCGAGGCGGCGCATCGCGCGGCGAGAACCTCCGGTGGGAGATCAACGGCAGCGACGGCGACCTCGTCCTGACCTCGGACTGGGGCAACATGCAGGTCGCCCAGCTCACCCTCGCCGGTGGCCGCGGCGCGGACGCCACCGCCACCACCATCGAAGTCCCCGCGTCCTACTCGGACGGGATCCCCGCGGATCTGGCCGGGACCCCTGCCGCAAGCGTCGCGCGGCTCTACGCGCAGTTGGCCCGCGACCTGGCCGACGACGCCCACACCGTGCCCGACTTCGCACACGCCCTCAACCCGCACCGCCTCATCGACGCCGCCGAGCGCTCGTCGGCCACCGGCATCGCTCAATCCCTGTAA
- a CDS encoding TetR/AcrR family transcriptional regulator yields the protein MHRGNRHGRSEAAREAVLQAADDLVAEIGYAKVTIEGIASRAGVAKQTIYRWWRSKTDILIDAFTADSAQELTLPDTGAFRTDLRAHLDELVRFLEVSDSGAAFRALVGQAQHDPELAARLRAEVLPQLRARDRVPFDRAAARGELHADADVDLLIDQAIGPIHFRVLVTGEPVTPALLDALVTRAGQGQPGAPPGQEPSPLGTL from the coding sequence ATGCATCGCGGCAACCGGCACGGCCGGAGCGAGGCGGCCCGCGAGGCCGTGCTCCAGGCGGCGGACGACCTCGTCGCCGAGATCGGCTACGCCAAGGTCACCATCGAGGGCATCGCATCCCGGGCCGGCGTCGCCAAGCAGACGATCTACCGGTGGTGGCGTTCCAAGACCGACATCCTGATCGACGCATTCACCGCCGACAGCGCCCAGGAGCTCACGCTGCCCGACACCGGCGCCTTCCGCACCGACCTGCGCGCCCACCTCGACGAGCTGGTCCGCTTCCTCGAGGTGTCCGACTCGGGCGCGGCGTTCCGGGCCCTGGTCGGTCAAGCCCAGCATGATCCGGAGCTGGCCGCCCGGCTGCGCGCGGAGGTTCTGCCGCAGCTGCGCGCCCGCGACCGAGTGCCGTTCGACCGGGCAGCGGCACGGGGCGAACTGCACGCCGACGCCGACGTCGACCTCCTCATCGACCAGGCGATCGGGCCGATCCACTTCCGGGTGCTCGTGACGGGTGAACCTGTGACACCCGCACTGCTGGACGCGCTGGTCACCAGGGCGGGCCAGGGACAGCCAGGGGCACCACCCGGCCAGGAACCGTCACCTCTGGGGACACTCTGA
- a CDS encoding class I SAM-dependent methyltransferase — protein sequence MTTTLHDPAVRDLITRLFTEAERDDERSPGRPAPTVTPQERSDLLEDVYMPISARGGDLLYALVRAARPQTVVEFGTSYGISTLYLAAAVRDNGIGHVTTTELSATKVKAARATIEAAGFSDLVTVLEGDALTTLGAVGGPIGLALLDGWKEMCLPVLRLIEDRLATGALVVGDDSTFGSMSDYVTYVRDPGNGYVSIDFPVEDGMELSCWTGR from the coding sequence ATGACGACGACACTGCACGACCCCGCCGTCCGCGACCTGATCACCCGGCTGTTCACCGAGGCCGAGCGCGACGATGAGCGCTCGCCGGGCCGACCCGCACCCACGGTCACCCCCCAGGAACGCTCCGACCTACTCGAAGACGTCTACATGCCGATCTCGGCTCGCGGCGGCGACCTGCTCTACGCCCTGGTCCGCGCGGCCCGACCGCAGACGGTGGTCGAGTTCGGCACCTCGTACGGAATCTCGACGCTCTACCTCGCCGCAGCCGTGCGCGACAACGGGATCGGGCACGTCACCACGACCGAGCTCAGCGCGACCAAGGTCAAGGCGGCCCGCGCCACTATCGAGGCGGCCGGGTTCAGCGACCTCGTGACAGTGCTCGAGGGAGACGCGCTGACCACCCTCGGCGCGGTCGGCGGCCCGATCGGCCTGGCGCTGCTCGACGGCTGGAAGGAGATGTGCCTGCCCGTCCTGCGCCTGATCGAGGACCGGCTCGCCACGGGCGCCCTGGTCGTCGGCGACGACTCCACGTTCGGGTCGATGAGCGACTACGTGACCTACGTCCGAGACCCGGGCAACGGCTACGTCAGCATCGACTTCCCGGTCGAGGATGGCATGGAGCTCAGCTGCTGGACGGGCCGCTGA
- a CDS encoding protein-tyrosine phosphatase family protein, which yields MQPTFALYLLGRQPTPVAWEHRWLRWPDFRLPADRATTADALHEAWTRAEYDRVEIACGGGKGRTGTALACLAVIDGVPNDQAVAYVRQHYAPGAVETPWQRRFVSRFR from the coding sequence ATGCAGCCCACTTTCGCGCTCTACCTTCTCGGCCGCCAGCCGACGCCCGTGGCGTGGGAGCATCGATGGCTGCGCTGGCCCGACTTCCGGCTGCCAGCCGACCGTGCGACAACCGCCGACGCGCTGCACGAGGCATGGACCCGCGCCGAATACGATCGCGTCGAGATCGCCTGCGGGGGCGGAAAGGGACGCACCGGCACCGCCCTCGCCTGCCTCGCCGTGATCGACGGAGTACCCAACGACCAGGCAGTCGCCTACGTCCGGCAGCACTACGCTCCGGGTGCCGTCGAGACCCCCTGGCAGCGCCGCTTCGTCTCCCGGTTCCGATAG
- a CDS encoding MMPL family transporter, with the protein MTPGVVNPAPTGHRRPHTVRTSFTSRVGRWSANHPWLAIAAWLCFVLASLVGGSLVGTVQATAQDSLHGELARADRIERAGEFPEAPAAESVLITARTGELDPERAQAVAVELSARMRGLPEVARVADPVTSLDRDAVLVEVEMTGSANDADTRVGPLLEVTTRAQQAYPDLWVEQVGSASLAKALTETLAADFVKAELISVPVALVILLFSFGALIAAGVPVVLALSAVAGAMGLAQIASHVFPAGELVSSIILLIGMAVGVDYSLFYLRREREERARGRDHRSAVEVAAATSGHAVMVSGVAVMVAMASLFLVGDNTFSSMATGSILVVGVAVIGSLTVLPAILVTLGRWVDRPRVPLLGRRIQRAERSRFWAAVLRPALRAPLVTFVLSAGVLVVVAVPALQMNLKRPTVTDLPRSIPILRSYDRLAEAFPSNDLGSGHVVAIRTEAAARPSVEREISELSSRITGDSRFAQDRPPTVRRSADGTVFLATVHVAGTSDSSEATQSLRRLRTELLPQTVGTVPDTEWAVAGRTASDADFRDQMAAALPPVVAFVFGMTFLIMLVTFRSVVVALTSILLNTISVAASYGLLVLVFQHTWAEDLLGFTSNGAVVSWLPLMLFVILFGLSMDYHVFVVSRIREAVQRGVPTRQAIEQGIVSSASTVSSAAIIMVAVFCIFATLSIVEFKQLGVGLAAAILIDATVIRAVVLPSLMRLLGEANWWAPRFLAGRRPAHVTRHDSDPDSDTQVILMTGDR; encoded by the coding sequence ATGACCCCGGGTGTGGTGAACCCCGCACCGACGGGGCACCGCCGACCGCATACCGTCCGTACGTCGTTCACCAGCCGGGTGGGCCGGTGGAGCGCGAACCATCCCTGGCTCGCGATCGCCGCCTGGCTGTGTTTCGTGCTGGCCAGCCTGGTCGGTGGCAGCCTGGTCGGCACGGTGCAGGCCACCGCGCAGGACAGCCTGCACGGAGAACTGGCCCGTGCGGACCGCATCGAGCGGGCCGGCGAGTTCCCGGAGGCTCCGGCAGCCGAGAGTGTCCTGATCACGGCGCGAACCGGCGAACTGGATCCCGAACGTGCGCAGGCTGTCGCGGTCGAGCTGTCGGCGCGGATGCGCGGGCTGCCCGAGGTGGCGAGGGTGGCTGATCCGGTTACCTCCCTCGATCGGGACGCCGTGCTGGTCGAGGTCGAGATGACCGGTTCGGCGAACGACGCGGACACGCGGGTAGGACCGCTGTTGGAGGTGACGACGCGGGCGCAGCAGGCGTATCCCGACCTGTGGGTGGAACAGGTGGGTTCGGCGTCCCTGGCTAAGGCGTTGACCGAGACGCTGGCGGCGGATTTCGTCAAGGCAGAGTTGATCAGCGTTCCGGTGGCGCTGGTGATCCTGCTGTTCAGCTTTGGTGCGTTGATCGCCGCCGGGGTGCCGGTCGTGCTGGCGTTGTCGGCCGTCGCCGGTGCCATGGGGCTGGCGCAGATCGCCTCGCATGTCTTCCCGGCCGGGGAACTGGTCAGCAGCATCATCCTGCTGATCGGCATGGCGGTCGGCGTCGACTACTCCCTGTTCTACCTGCGCCGTGAGCGGGAGGAACGCGCCCGCGGTCGTGACCATCGCAGCGCGGTCGAAGTCGCGGCCGCCACCTCGGGGCACGCGGTGATGGTCTCCGGCGTCGCCGTCATGGTCGCCATGGCCAGCCTGTTCCTGGTCGGCGACAACACGTTCAGTTCGATGGCAACCGGCTCGATCCTGGTCGTCGGGGTCGCGGTGATCGGGTCTCTCACCGTGCTACCCGCGATCCTGGTCACCCTCGGACGTTGGGTGGATCGACCACGAGTGCCCCTCCTCGGTCGGCGAATCCAGCGGGCGGAACGCAGCCGCTTCTGGGCGGCGGTGCTGCGGCCGGCCTTGCGGGCACCGCTCGTGACGTTCGTGCTCTCCGCCGGAGTACTGGTCGTCGTCGCCGTCCCCGCGTTGCAGATGAATCTCAAGCGGCCGACCGTCACCGACCTGCCCCGCTCGATCCCGATCCTGCGCAGCTACGACCGCTTGGCCGAGGCGTTCCCGAGCAACGACCTGGGCAGCGGCCACGTCGTCGCGATCCGCACCGAGGCCGCCGCCCGACCCTCGGTGGAGCGGGAGATCTCCGAGCTTTCCAGCCGGATCACCGGGGATAGTCGGTTCGCACAGGACCGTCCCCCGACCGTGCGCCGATCCGCCGACGGCACTGTCTTCCTGGCCACCGTCCACGTGGCGGGCACCAGCGACAGCAGCGAGGCGACCCAGTCGCTGCGACGGCTGCGCACCGAACTGCTGCCGCAGACGGTCGGCACGGTCCCAGACACGGAGTGGGCGGTGGCCGGCCGTACCGCGAGCGACGCCGACTTCCGCGACCAGATGGCGGCGGCACTCCCGCCGGTTGTCGCGTTCGTGTTCGGCATGACATTCCTGATCATGCTCGTCACGTTCCGGTCGGTGGTGGTGGCGTTGACGTCGATCCTGCTCAACACGATCTCCGTAGCCGCCTCGTACGGACTGTTGGTGCTGGTGTTCCAGCACACCTGGGCGGAAGACCTGCTCGGGTTCACCTCCAACGGTGCGGTCGTGTCGTGGCTGCCGTTGATGCTGTTCGTCATCCTCTTCGGGCTCTCGATGGACTACCACGTGTTCGTCGTGAGCCGCATCCGCGAGGCGGTCCAGCGGGGCGTACCGACCCGGCAGGCGATCGAGCAGGGAATCGTCTCGTCAGCGTCGACGGTCAGCAGCGCCGCGATCATCATGGTCGCCGTCTTCTGCATCTTCGCCACCCTGTCGATCGTCGAGTTCAAACAACTCGGCGTGGGGCTCGCCGCCGCGATCCTGATCGACGCCACGGTCATCCGCGCGGTCGTCCTGCCGTCCCTCATGCGGCTGCTCGGCGAAGCGAACTGGTGGGCCCCGCGATTCCTCGCCGGCCGCCGTCCGGCCCACGTCACCCGACACGACAGCGACCCCGACTCCGACACGCAGGTCATCCTGATGACCGGCGACCGATAG
- a CDS encoding DUF389 domain-containing protein, giving the protein MLHVRVFSPAEVTPRLTQTLDADDGVTHIAVLPGAARSPAGDVVHFDVVREGASAVLDRLRGLGLDRSGAIVIENVEAALSESARRASHRVPGLGVDAVVWHEIEQKTGEETRLSVAFLAFMILATVIASIGVLLDQPILIVGSMVVGPEFGPLAALCVGLVQRRYHLVRRSTWALLAGFTTAMAITVLTTWLLTSLGLIDKSMLLDERPLTDFIWRPDALSWVVGFLAGIAGMLSLTSAKAGTLVGVLISVTTIPAAANAAVALAYGVGHEAAGSALQLLINLAAIVSAGLLTLLVQYVAGRRTARRRNEPATARHGSPPTTEPRARR; this is encoded by the coding sequence ATGCTGCACGTGCGGGTCTTCTCGCCAGCCGAGGTAACGCCGCGCCTGACGCAGACCCTCGACGCCGACGACGGCGTCACCCATATCGCGGTACTGCCCGGGGCAGCGCGCTCTCCAGCCGGTGACGTCGTCCACTTCGACGTCGTCCGGGAGGGCGCCTCCGCAGTCCTCGACCGACTCCGCGGGCTCGGGCTGGACCGATCCGGCGCCATCGTCATCGAAAACGTCGAGGCCGCGCTCTCGGAATCGGCGCGCCGGGCCTCCCACCGTGTCCCCGGGCTCGGCGTCGACGCGGTCGTGTGGCACGAGATCGAGCAGAAGACCGGCGAGGAAACCCGACTGTCCGTCGCGTTCCTCGCCTTCATGATCCTGGCCACCGTCATCGCGAGCATCGGAGTGCTGCTCGACCAGCCGATCCTCATCGTCGGCTCGATGGTCGTCGGCCCGGAGTTCGGGCCCCTCGCCGCCCTGTGCGTCGGTCTCGTCCAACGCCGCTACCACCTCGTGCGCCGGTCGACGTGGGCACTGCTGGCCGGCTTCACCACCGCGATGGCGATAACGGTGCTGACCACCTGGCTGCTCACCAGCCTCGGCCTCATCGACAAGTCGATGCTCCTCGACGAACGCCCACTGACCGACTTCATCTGGCGCCCGGACGCCCTGTCCTGGGTCGTCGGCTTCCTCGCCGGCATCGCCGGGATGCTGTCACTGACCTCGGCCAAAGCCGGCACCCTGGTCGGCGTGCTGATCTCGGTGACGACCATCCCCGCCGCAGCCAACGCCGCCGTCGCGCTCGCCTACGGGGTCGGTCACGAAGCCGCCGGGTCCGCCCTCCAACTGCTGATCAATCTGGCCGCCATCGTCAGCGCCGGACTCCTCACGCTCCTGGTCCAGTACGTAGCCGGGCGACGCACGGCGCGCCGCCGCAACGAGCCGGCGACCGCACGCCACGGGTCACCGCCGACTACTGAGCCCCGTGCTCGGCGGTGA
- a CDS encoding SDR family NAD(P)-dependent oxidoreductase — protein sequence MPETTRTALVTGATTGIGREVARRLAVDGWHVLLHGRTAVDASDALDGLVRDGTDPARVKTVVADFADLATVRDLADVVSRIPGGLDLLVNNAALVGGARRAETVDGNEMSWQVNYGAHYLLTRLLTPALTRRPGARVVNLSSSLHRMGNLDWADLNRTARYAAVPAYAQSKLGMTMLATGLARHGGVDLTAVSVHPGVVRTRLMSTYSRSGAPVADGADAVLHAVYMESPVNGGYYEGSLPAVPAPLAANPSAVQRLWRLTGRSLDLEVSSRAA from the coding sequence ATGCCCGAGACCACCAGGACCGCCCTCGTCACCGGGGCCACCACCGGCATCGGCCGGGAGGTCGCCCGGCGTCTGGCCGTCGACGGCTGGCATGTGCTGCTGCACGGGCGGACCGCTGTCGACGCAAGCGACGCCCTCGACGGCCTCGTTCGGGACGGGACCGACCCGGCACGGGTGAAGACGGTGGTCGCCGACTTCGCCGACCTGGCGACGGTCCGCGACCTGGCCGACGTCGTGTCACGCATCCCCGGCGGACTGGATCTGCTGGTCAACAACGCCGCCCTGGTGGGCGGTGCCCGGCGTGCCGAGACTGTCGACGGCAACGAGATGTCCTGGCAGGTCAACTATGGTGCGCACTATCTGCTGACCCGGCTGCTGACGCCGGCCCTCACCCGTCGCCCCGGCGCCCGGGTGGTGAACCTGTCGTCGAGCCTGCATCGCATGGGCAACCTCGACTGGGCCGACCTCAATCGCACCGCCCGGTACGCGGCGGTGCCCGCCTACGCGCAGAGCAAGCTCGGCATGACCATGCTCGCCACGGGGCTGGCCCGGCACGGCGGTGTGGACCTGACAGCCGTCAGTGTCCACCCCGGCGTGGTCCGCACCCGACTGATGTCGACGTACAGCCGCAGCGGCGCGCCGGTGGCCGACGGGGCCGACGCGGTGTTGCACGCGGTGTACATGGAGAGTCCCGTGAACGGCGGCTACTACGAGGGCAGCCTGCCCGCAGTGCCGGCGCCGCTCGCCGCCAACCCGTCAGCGGTGCAGCGGCTGTGGCGGCTGACCGGGCGGTCGCTCGACCTGGAGGTGTCCAGCCGTGCGGCGTGA
- a CDS encoding ATP-binding cassette domain-containing protein — MSNSPTTTQVEQPPAIRVHGLEKSFKQVTVLRGVDLDVARGSIFALLGSNGAGKTTVVKILSTLLKADAGTARVNGFDVGTQAAEVRESISLTGQFAAVDEILTGRENLILVAKLRHLNGPDAIADDLLRRFSLAEAGSRRVATYSGGMRRRLDIAMSLIGSPPVIFLDEPTTGLDPEARIEVWQAVKELAKGGTTVLLTTQYLDEAEHLADRIAILHEGRIIVNGTLDELKQLLPAAKIEYVEKQPSLEDVFLTLVGARTNKEQ; from the coding sequence ATGAGCAATTCGCCAACAACAACTCAGGTCGAGCAACCCCCCGCGATCCGCGTGCACGGCCTGGAGAAGTCGTTCAAGCAGGTGACGGTCCTGCGCGGCGTGGACCTCGACGTGGCGCGGGGCAGCATTTTCGCCCTACTCGGCTCGAACGGCGCCGGTAAGACAACCGTGGTGAAGATCCTCTCCACGCTGCTCAAGGCCGACGCGGGGACCGCCCGGGTCAACGGCTTCGACGTCGGAACCCAGGCTGCTGAGGTACGCGAGTCGATCAGCCTCACCGGGCAGTTCGCGGCGGTCGACGAGATCCTCACCGGGCGGGAGAACCTCATCCTGGTCGCCAAGCTCAGGCACCTCAACGGCCCGGACGCGATCGCGGACGACCTGTTGCGGCGCTTCTCGCTGGCCGAGGCGGGCAGCCGGCGGGTGGCGACGTACTCCGGTGGCATGCGGCGTCGTCTGGACATCGCGATGAGCCTCATCGGTAGCCCGCCGGTGATCTTTCTTGACGAGCCGACGACCGGGCTGGACCCGGAGGCACGCATCGAGGTGTGGCAGGCCGTCAAGGAACTCGCCAAGGGCGGAACCACGGTGCTGCTCACCACCCAGTACCTCGACGAGGCTGAGCACCTCGCCGATCGGATCGCGATCCTGCACGAGGGCCGGATCATCGTGAACGGCACCCTCGACGAGCTCAAGCAACTCCTCCCAGCCGCCAAGATCGAGTACGTCGAGAAGCAGCCCAGCCTCGAGGACGTCTTCCTCACCCTCGTCGGCGCCCGAACGAACAAGGAACAGTGA
- a CDS encoding ABC transporter permease — protein sequence MNKHFIGDTVVLLGRSLRHIARSPDTIITTAIMPIAFLLLFVYVFGGAIETGSDSYVNYLLPGILIITIASGISYTAFRLFMDMKGGIFERFQSMPIARSSVLWAHVLTSLVANLISLAVVIGVGLIMGFRTGANVGEWLAVGGILVLLTLALTWVAVIPGLTAKTPDGAGAFSYPLIFLPFVSSAFVPTESMPGPVRAFAEHQPVTSIVNAIRDLFTQQPVGADIWIALAWCAGILVVAYLFANLTYRRKIS from the coding sequence ATGAACAAGCACTTCATCGGCGACACCGTGGTTCTCCTGGGACGCTCGCTGCGCCACATCGCCCGCAGCCCGGACACCATCATCACCACCGCGATCATGCCGATCGCGTTCCTGCTGCTCTTCGTCTACGTGTTCGGCGGCGCGATCGAGACCGGCTCCGACTCGTACGTCAACTACCTGCTGCCCGGCATCCTGATCATCACGATCGCCTCGGGCATCTCCTACACGGCGTTCCGGCTCTTCATGGACATGAAAGGCGGCATCTTCGAACGCTTCCAGTCCATGCCGATCGCCCGCTCGTCGGTGTTGTGGGCGCACGTGCTGACCTCGTTGGTCGCCAACCTGATCTCGCTCGCCGTCGTCATCGGTGTCGGCCTGATCATGGGCTTCCGCACGGGGGCGAACGTGGGGGAGTGGCTCGCGGTCGGCGGCATCCTGGTCCTGCTGACCCTGGCCCTGACCTGGGTCGCGGTGATTCCCGGCCTGACCGCGAAGACGCCGGACGGCGCGGGCGCGTTCTCCTATCCGCTCATCTTCCTGCCGTTCGTCAGCTCCGCCTTCGTCCCCACCGAGTCGATGCCCGGTCCGGTACGCGCCTTCGCCGAGCACCAGCCGGTGACCTCCATCGTCAACGCGATCCGGGACCTGTTCACCCAACAGCCGGTCGGCGCCGACATCTGGATCGCCCTCGCCTGGTGCGCAGGCATCCTCGTCGTCGCCTATCTGTTCGCCAACCTCACCTATCGGCGCAAGATCTCCTGA
- a CDS encoding MerR family transcriptional regulator yields MLTIGQLAAYAGVTVRAVRHYHQIGLLPEPERDASGYRRYGATAVVSLIKIRTLADAGVPLSQIGRMLEADPAAFAEAIRTIDDQLRAEIQRLEASRTHIAQLTAGHGLALPPEVVAYLDRLRSIGASQRMVEAERDGWILVAARWPDRIVEWMPGKIAALDDPTVVRLYRVLSEIFDGNEEDDPRLAEAADIMACLAEQAYAAGEVTSEGEDDDHLPHDLIDALAVESDPRVRRLRELLRERGWSGWNRMQRLAEPSD; encoded by the coding sequence ATGCTGACGATCGGTCAACTGGCCGCCTATGCCGGTGTCACGGTGCGGGCGGTCCGGCACTACCACCAGATCGGGCTGCTGCCGGAGCCGGAGCGCGACGCGTCCGGCTACCGGCGGTACGGGGCGACGGCAGTCGTATCGCTCATCAAGATCCGCACGCTCGCCGACGCCGGCGTGCCGCTGTCGCAGATCGGTCGGATGCTCGAAGCCGACCCAGCGGCCTTCGCCGAGGCGATCCGGACCATCGACGACCAGCTGCGCGCGGAGATCCAACGGCTGGAGGCCAGTCGCACACACATCGCGCAGCTGACCGCCGGTCACGGCCTGGCGCTTCCACCGGAGGTGGTCGCATATCTCGATCGGCTGCGGAGCATCGGAGCGTCGCAGCGGATGGTGGAGGCCGAACGGGACGGCTGGATTCTGGTCGCGGCGCGCTGGCCCGACCGCATCGTCGAGTGGATGCCCGGCAAGATCGCCGCTCTCGACGATCCCACCGTCGTCCGGCTCTACCGGGTGCTCTCGGAGATCTTCGACGGGAACGAGGAGGACGACCCGCGGCTGGCGGAGGCCGCCGACATCATGGCCTGCCTGGCGGAGCAGGCGTACGCCGCCGGGGAGGTCACTTCCGAGGGGGAGGACGACGACCATCTCCCGCACGATCTGATCGATGCGCTCGCCGTCGAGTCCGACCCACGGGTACGGCGGCTGCGGGAGCTGCTGCGCGAGCGCGGCTGGTCCGGTTGGAACCGGATGCAGCGGCTGGCCGAGCCATCCGACTGA